In Ferrigenium kumadai, the DNA window CTCCTGGGCATCCATTTCGTAACCCGCACCGGGGACTCCGCGCGGCTTGGCCATGATATCCACGGCCCCGGCCTCCAGCACCTGGAAGATGTTGGCAGTCTGTTCCTTCTGCACCGATATGCTGACCACCAGGATGGGGAGCGGGAATCTTTCCATCACCGCACGCGTGAACTCCAGTCCGTCCATCACCGGCATGTGCAGGTCGGTGCAAATGACGTCGGGCTGCAGGAATGGGATCCTGTCCAGCGCCTCCTTGCCGTTGATAGCGGTGCCAACCACCTGGATCTCCGGCGTGTTGGCGAGGATGCGCTTGAGGATGGCGAGCATGATGAGTGAATCGTCCACCAGCAGGACACGGATAGGAGCTTTGCTGGAGGAGAGGTTGTTCATGGCTAGATGAGCCTCGCCAGGCATTCCAGCAGCACCTGCTGGTCGAACGACGGTTTTGCGATATAGGCGTTCGCACCTGCTTCCAGGCCGCGTCGCTGGTCCTCCTCCGAGGCGAGCGAGGTCACGAGGATGATGGGGAGTTCGGTGTACTTCTTGTCGGCGCGGATCTTTTCGGTGAGATCCAGGCCGGTCATGTTCGGCATCACGATGTCGGAGACCACCGCGTCGAACGAGCGGGAGCCGAGTTTGTTGTAGGCGTCCGCCCCGTCGACGGCGGTGACCACCTCGTAGCCCGCGCCCTCCAGGATGCGTTTTTCCTGGGTGCGCGTGGTGATGCTGTCCTCGGCCAGCAGCAGGACTTTTCTCGCCGGTGCTGTCTCTGCCGCTGCCACCGGGGTTGCGGCGACGGAAGACTTGCGCAGGGTCTTGAGCAGGTCGTGCGGATTCAGCACCATGCATACTTCCCCGGTTTCCAGGATGGTCGCACCGGCCACGTTTCGCACCCGCTTCAGCAGCTTTCCTTGCGGTTTCAGCACGACCTCCAGTTCGTCGATCAGGTCGTCCACCATCAGCCCGAAACGTTCTTCACCCACAGTGAGGACGACGCAGGTCGAGACGGCTTGGGCGCCGCGTGTCTGCCTGATGGCGGGCGACGTGATGTCCAGCAGCTCGGTCAGCCACGCCACGGAAATGGCCTGGGCATCCAGCGAAATCGTCCGCTTTCCTTCCATGGTATACAGCGAGCGCAGTTCGACCTTGCGCGAGAATTGCACGTGCTCGACCGGCAAGGCGTAGCGGTACCCGTTCGCCGCGACGACCAGCACCTGCACTGTCGCCAGTGAGACCGGCAGCTGCGTTCTCAGCGTCATGCCCTTGCCAGGAACGGATTCGATCCGGAGCTCTCCCTTGAGTTGCTCCACGTTGTTGCGCACCACGTCGAGGCCGACTCCGCGCCCGGAAAGCTCGGTGACAAAACCGACGGTGGAGAATCCGGCAACCAGGATCAGCGACTGCAATTGCTCAGTGCTCATGGCGGCCAGTTCATCTTCGCGGTACATGTTGTGCTTCAAAGCGGTGCGCCTGATCTCGTCCAGGTCCAGTCCCCGTCCGTCGTCGCTGACCTCGATGACGATGCCGGCGGGAGTCTGGCTGGCCTTGACGCGGATGGTGCCGCTGCGCGGTTTGCCTGCTTGTGCGCGCTGCTCCGGGGACTCGATGCCATGGCCGATGGCGTTGCGCAGCATGTGCATCAGCGGGTCTTTCATTTCCTCCAGCACCCGCTTGTCCGCCACGGTCTCCTGGCCCTCGAGGACCAGCTCCACCTCTTTGTGCAGCTCCTGCGCCAGGTCGTGCACCAAACGCGGGAACAGCACGAAAAGGGTGGACATCGGCAGCAGGCGCATGGTGCGGATGCCGCTTTCGAGCTGGTCTGAGACGAAGTCCAGCCGGGCGCTGTCCTCATAAGCGCCGCCGCGTAAGTGGCTCAGCGTGGCTTGCAGGGATTCCAGTCTCTGCGCGATCTGTTCGCTCGCATTTGCCTGTTTTGCATGCAGCGCTCTTTCCCATTCCTCGCAATAATCAAGCAGCTCGTCCACCTCGGCCAAGCGGCGCGCGATACGGATCTTGGTCACCGTCAGTTCGCCCGCTTGCGTCATCAGCGCATCCAGTTTTTTCGGGTCGACGCGTATCGTTTCGATGCGGAAGGTTTCTTGCTTCGGCGCTGCGGGTTGTGAAGTGGCCGGTTGCGGAATGGCTTGCTGCGGAATGGTTGGTGCCGGTTCCGTTCCGGGCTGGGAAACTGGCGGCTGTTCTGTCTTTTGCACTGCGCCAACCGGCGTGGCCGTCTCACCGATCTCTATCTGCACCAGCCGGCGTATCGCCTCCAGGGTCTTGTTCATGGAGGCCACCGCTTCCGCTTGCAGCAAGGCTTCGCCTTTCCTGGCTGCCCCGAGGGCATCCTCGAGCTGGTGCGACAGGGTCTGGATGTCGATCAGTCCCAGCATCCGCGCTGCGCCCTTGAGGCTATGCGCTTCCCGGAACAGGTCTTCCAGCAGCGCCAGGTCGGACGGCGTCTCTTCCAGGCGCAGCAAGCCGGTGTCGAGGTGCTGCAAGCGCTCCTCGCTCTCGATCTTGAAGAGACTGCGCAGTTCCTTGTCTTCGATCATATTGATTTATAGAGGTGGATGGGGCTCAGACCAGCACCTTGAGCGATTGGGCCACCTCGTTCAGTTTCACCACGCCGATCTTTGCCTGCGCCGTACCTGAGGCGATCTCCTTCGAACCGTTGCTCAGGTTCTTCATCGCTTCCGAGATCTGGTTCAGCGCGCCGGACTGCTGCTTGCTGTTCAGCATCACCTGCTGAGCGCCCTCATAGACCTTGTTGGCGACCTCCGCGAGTCCGGCGAAGGATTCGCCGGACTGCTTGGAGATGGTTGCCACTTCCTCCGCGGTCTTGCTGCCTTCCTCGGTCGCCATCACCGCCGAGTTGGTGGCCTTCTGAACTTCCTCCACCAGCGCGTTGGTGCGTTCCGCCGATTTCTTGCTCTGGTCGGCGAGCTTGCGTATCTCGGTGGCCACAACGGCGAACCCCTTGCCGTGCTCTCCGGCGCGCGCGGCCTCCACCGCGGCGTTCAACGCCAGCATGTTGGTCTCGGATGCGAGCTCTCCGACCACCTTGGCGATGGAGCCGATCTGCTCGGCCTGT includes these proteins:
- a CDS encoding hybrid sensor histidine kinase/response regulator, with amino-acid sequence MIEDKELRSLFKIESEERLQHLDTGLLRLEETPSDLALLEDLFREAHSLKGAARMLGLIDIQTLSHQLEDALGAARKGEALLQAEAVASMNKTLEAIRRLVQIEIGETATPVGAVQKTEQPPVSQPGTEPAPTIPQQAIPQPATSQPAAPKQETFRIETIRVDPKKLDALMTQAGELTVTKIRIARRLAEVDELLDYCEEWERALHAKQANASEQIAQRLESLQATLSHLRGGAYEDSARLDFVSDQLESGIRTMRLLPMSTLFVLFPRLVHDLAQELHKEVELVLEGQETVADKRVLEEMKDPLMHMLRNAIGHGIESPEQRAQAGKPRSGTIRVKASQTPAGIVIEVSDDGRGLDLDEIRRTALKHNMYREDELAAMSTEQLQSLILVAGFSTVGFVTELSGRGVGLDVVRNNVEQLKGELRIESVPGKGMTLRTQLPVSLATVQVLVVAANGYRYALPVEHVQFSRKVELRSLYTMEGKRTISLDAQAISVAWLTELLDITSPAIRQTRGAQAVSTCVVLTVGEERFGLMVDDLIDELEVVLKPQGKLLKRVRNVAGATILETGEVCMVLNPHDLLKTLRKSSVAATPVAAAETAPARKVLLLAEDSITTRTQEKRILEGAGYEVVTAVDGADAYNKLGSRSFDAVVSDIVMPNMTGLDLTEKIRADKKYTELPIILVTSLASEEDQRRGLEAGANAYIAKPSFDQQVLLECLARLI